The proteins below are encoded in one region of Paracoccus sp. N5:
- a CDS encoding M48 family metalloprotease — protein sequence MGRTWQAAAAILLALAGCVAAPVPQPGAGATRPLPELAAPAPDTPAGARASARAFIAVINRMEPAVERECVARRKQPISCDFQFVVDDRPGLEPNAFQTVDATGRPVIGFTLALIGEARNADELAFVVGHEASHHILGHINRKSSAATMGAVILGGLASAYGGNADAVKSAQDFGAQFGARYYSKDWELEADYLGAIITLNAGFDPQHGAQFFARIPDPGDKIMGTHPSNVSRMAQVARAVGDYRAGRVR from the coding sequence ATGGGCAGAACCTGGCAAGCGGCGGCGGCGATTCTGCTGGCCTTGGCGGGCTGCGTCGCGGCACCCGTGCCGCAGCCGGGGGCGGGCGCGACACGGCCGCTGCCCGAACTGGCCGCGCCGGCGCCGGACACGCCGGCGGGGGCCCGCGCCTCAGCCCGGGCCTTCATCGCGGTCATCAACCGGATGGAGCCGGCGGTCGAACGCGAATGCGTGGCGCGCCGCAAGCAGCCGATCAGCTGCGATTTCCAGTTCGTCGTCGACGACCGCCCCGGGTTGGAGCCGAACGCATTCCAGACCGTGGACGCGACCGGACGCCCGGTGATCGGCTTTACCCTGGCCCTGATCGGCGAGGCGCGCAATGCCGACGAACTGGCCTTCGTCGTCGGGCACGAGGCCAGCCACCACATCCTGGGCCACATCAACCGCAAGAGCAGCGCCGCCACCATGGGCGCGGTGATCCTGGGCGGGCTGGCCAGCGCCTATGGCGGCAATGCCGATGCGGTGAAGTCGGCGCAGGATTTCGGCGCCCAGTTCGGCGCCCGCTACTATTCCAAGGACTGGGAACTCGAGGCCGACTATCTGGGCGCCATCATCACGCTGAATGCCGGCTTCGATCCGCAGCACGGGGCGCAGTTCTTTGCCCGCATTCCCGACCCGGGCGACAAGATCATGGGCACGCACCCCTCGAATGTCTCGCGCATGGCGCAGGTGGCGCGGGCCGTGGGCGACTATCGCGCCGGGCGGGTGCGATAA
- a CDS encoding carboxylate-amine ligase — protein MGCDMDFTLGIEEEYLLVDAETGDLAEAPDALMQACRRELGDHVSPEFLRCQIEVATPVATDITDARRQLTRLRRTVADQASGFGLAPISVACHPFADWRDQDHTDKSRYNQLSQEMGGVARRMLIGGMHVHVGIPQDSLRIDLMNQFSYFLPQLLALSASSPFWQGEDTRLASYRTTVFGGYPRTGLPPRLASWGEYERSVEALTSLGLIEDSSKIWWDLRPSSRFPTLETRVCDACPRLDDTLTLTALIQASLRMLWRLSRRNMRWRQYDNFLLAENRWRAARYGLTEGLIDFGENRLKPAAEMAEDWLELIGEDADALDSQPAAARLRALVAEGNSAERQRAVHAAAMNAGATREEALVTVVKALIAEFREGLD, from the coding sequence ATGGGCTGCGACATGGACTTCACTCTCGGCATCGAGGAGGAATACCTGCTGGTCGATGCCGAGACCGGCGATCTGGCCGAGGCGCCCGATGCCCTGATGCAGGCCTGCCGGCGCGAACTCGGCGATCATGTCAGCCCGGAATTCCTGCGCTGCCAGATCGAGGTCGCGACGCCGGTCGCCACGGACATCACGGATGCGCGGCGGCAGCTGACGCGGCTGCGCCGGACCGTGGCGGATCAGGCCTCCGGTTTCGGGCTGGCGCCGATCTCGGTCGCCTGCCATCCCTTCGCGGACTGGCGCGACCAGGACCACACGGACAAGAGCCGCTACAACCAGCTGTCGCAAGAGATGGGCGGCGTGGCCCGGCGGATGCTGATCGGCGGCATGCATGTGCATGTCGGAATCCCCCAGGACAGCCTGCGCATCGACCTGATGAACCAGTTCTCGTATTTCCTGCCGCAGCTTCTGGCGCTGTCCGCCTCCAGCCCGTTCTGGCAGGGCGAGGATACGCGGCTCGCCTCCTATCGCACCACGGTGTTCGGCGGCTATCCCCGCACCGGGCTGCCGCCGCGGCTGGCGAGCTGGGGGGAATACGAACGCTCGGTCGAGGCGCTGACTTCGCTGGGCCTGATCGAGGACAGCAGCAAGATCTGGTGGGATCTGCGGCCCTCGTCGCGCTTCCCGACGCTGGAAACCCGGGTCTGCGATGCCTGCCCGCGCCTTGACGACACCCTGACGCTGACCGCGCTGATCCAGGCGAGCTTGCGCATGCTGTGGCGGCTGTCGCGGCGGAACATGCGCTGGCGGCAATACGACAATTTCCTCTTGGCCGAGAACCGCTGGCGGGCCGCCCGCTATGGGTTGACCGAAGGGCTGATCGACTTTGGCGAGAACCGCCTGAAGCCTGCTGCCGAGATGGCCGAGGACTGGCTGGAACTGATCGGCGAGGATGCGGATGCGCTCGACAGCCAGCCCGCTGCGGCGCGGCTGCGCGCCCTGGTGGCAGAGGGCAATTCCGCGGAACGCCAACGCGCGGTGCATGCCGCGGCCATGAACGCCGGCGCGACGCGAGAGGAAGCCCTTGTCACGGTTGTGAAGGCGCTGATCGCGGAGTTCCGCGAGGGGCTGGACTGA
- a CDS encoding ABC transporter permease — translation MSRFFSLTRLFALLRKEVIQLRRDRITFAMMLGVPLMQLLLFGFAINSDPKQLPAALVAPVQDRFSRAIVSALELTDYYRFTSPGVSAAEAERLLARGAVSFVVTLPSDFGRRVLRGDHPVMLIEADATDPAVASGAVSTLGTVAAEALQRELGTEAQAGAARDTQLQVLVHRRYNPEGITAYNIVPGLLGVILQLTMVMMTAMALTREIERGTMENLLSMPATPLEIMLGKMLPYLGVSAVQVLVVLVAARALFHVPFIGSLALLLGGILIFVMALLVLGYLISTVARTQMQAMQLTFFFFLPSIMLSGFMFPFRGMPGWARALGEIFPLTHFLRFIRAVMLKGAGYEAVAQPLAALALFAITLMLVALLRFRQTLD, via the coding sequence ATGAGCCGGTTCTTTTCGCTGACGCGGCTCTTCGCGCTTCTCAGGAAGGAGGTGATCCAGCTGCGGCGCGACCGGATCACCTTTGCAATGATGCTGGGCGTGCCGCTGATGCAGCTTCTGCTTTTCGGCTTTGCGATCAATTCGGACCCGAAGCAGCTTCCCGCGGCGCTGGTCGCGCCGGTGCAGGACCGCTTCAGCCGCGCCATCGTCTCCGCGCTGGAACTGACCGACTATTACCGCTTCACCTCGCCCGGCGTCTCGGCGGCCGAGGCCGAGCGTCTGCTGGCACGAGGCGCGGTCTCCTTCGTCGTGACGCTGCCGTCGGATTTCGGGCGGCGCGTGCTGCGCGGCGACCATCCCGTCATGCTGATCGAAGCCGATGCGACGGACCCCGCCGTCGCCTCGGGCGCTGTCTCGACGCTTGGCACGGTGGCAGCCGAGGCCCTGCAACGCGAGCTTGGCACCGAGGCGCAGGCGGGCGCTGCCCGCGACACGCAGTTGCAGGTCCTGGTGCATCGCCGCTACAACCCCGAAGGCATCACCGCCTATAACATCGTGCCGGGCCTGCTGGGCGTCATCCTGCAACTGACCATGGTGATGATGACGGCCATGGCCCTGACCCGCGAGATCGAGCGCGGCACGATGGAGAACCTGCTGTCGATGCCCGCGACGCCGCTCGAGATCATGCTGGGCAAGATGCTGCCCTATCTCGGGGTCAGCGCGGTGCAGGTGCTGGTGGTCCTGGTCGCCGCGCGGGCGCTGTTCCATGTGCCTTTCATCGGCTCGCTGGCCCTGCTTCTGGGCGGCATCCTGATCTTCGTGATGGCGCTTCTGGTCCTGGGCTATCTCATCTCGACCGTGGCGCGCACGCAGATGCAGGCCATGCAGCTGACGTTCTTCTTTTTCCTGCCCTCGATCATGCTGTCGGGCTTCATGTTCCCCTTCCGCGGCATGCCCGGCTGGGCGCGGGCGTTGGGCGAGATCTTTCCGCTCACGCATTTCCTGCGCTTCATCCGGGCGGTCATGCTGAAGGGCGCGGGCTACGAGGCCGTGGCGCAGCCTCTCGCCGCGCTTGCACTCTTCGCGATCACGCTGATGCTGGTCGCGCTGCTGAGGTTCCGGCAGACGCTGGACTGA
- a CDS encoding EI24 domain-containing protein: MVLKALFLAWGDLARPRIFGVVALGVGLTLLLFVGLQALIFWAAGHFAPESLTLPWIGTVPLAPALSWSSLLLFPLMSIFLMAPVAAGFSGLFAERVSEAVEETHYPASKGLPVDFWDGLWESLAVMGAVILVTLVTLLLTPLLGPLASLLFYGGNGWLLGREFFQMAARRHLHEPQATELRRSLSVQATALGVLIALLLTVPVLNVVVPVLAAAGFTHLYHISASRPRDRRG; the protein is encoded by the coding sequence ATGGTGCTCAAGGCGCTGTTCCTGGCTTGGGGCGATCTCGCGCGCCCGCGCATCTTCGGCGTGGTGGCGCTTGGCGTCGGGCTGACGCTGCTCTTGTTCGTGGGTTTGCAGGCGCTGATCTTCTGGGCCGCCGGCCATTTCGCGCCCGAGAGCCTGACCCTGCCCTGGATCGGCACCGTGCCGCTGGCCCCTGCCCTGTCCTGGAGCTCGCTGCTGCTGTTCCCGCTGATGAGCATCTTCCTGATGGCGCCGGTCGCGGCCGGCTTCTCGGGGCTTTTCGCCGAGCGGGTCTCGGAGGCGGTCGAAGAGACCCATTATCCCGCCAGCAAGGGCCTGCCGGTGGATTTCTGGGACGGGCTCTGGGAATCGCTGGCGGTGATGGGCGCGGTGATCCTGGTCACGCTGGTCACGCTGCTGCTGACGCCGCTGCTGGGGCCGCTCGCCTCGCTGCTGTTCTATGGCGGCAACGGCTGGCTTCTGGGCCGCGAGTTCTTCCAGATGGCCGCGCGGCGCCACCTGCACGAACCGCAGGCGACCGAACTGCGCCGCAGCCTGTCGGTGCAGGCCACGGCGCTGGGGGTGCTGATCGCGCTTCTGCTGACGGTGCCGGTGCTGAACGTGGTGGTGCCGGTGCTGGCGGCGGCGGGCTTCACCCACCTTTACCACATCAGCGCGTCCAGGCCTCGAGATCGGCGCGGGTGA
- a CDS encoding response regulator, protein MTEQDRIGEEEFPTWRVTLPNRPLTGLTVLVVEDSRIASEAVRLLCLRSGARIRRADSIRAALRHLQTYRPGAVIIDMGLPDGNGADMIRAIAGALPRVPVILGISGDPDNREAAMQAGADGFLVKPIESLAVFQHAILSALPVEARPQGLRLLPDDVIAADPVALRADLSHAADALSQADDTEAIEYIARFLAGVARSAHDRMLEDAATALARDHAEGRALAMDLARISGLVQDRLAAVRI, encoded by the coding sequence ATGACGGAACAGGACAGAATCGGTGAGGAAGAATTCCCCACCTGGCGGGTCACCCTGCCCAACCGCCCGCTGACCGGCCTGACGGTGCTGGTGGTCGAGGATTCGCGTATCGCCTCCGAGGCGGTGCGCCTGCTGTGCCTGCGCTCCGGCGCACGCATCCGTCGGGCCGACAGCATCCGCGCGGCCCTGCGGCATCTCCAGACCTACCGGCCCGGCGCAGTCATCATCGACATGGGCCTGCCCGACGGCAACGGCGCCGACATGATCCGCGCCATCGCCGGCGCGCTGCCGCGCGTCCCGGTGATCCTGGGCATCTCGGGCGACCCCGACAATCGCGAGGCCGCGATGCAGGCCGGGGCCGACGGCTTCCTGGTCAAGCCGATCGAAAGCCTGGCGGTGTTCCAGCACGCGATCCTGTCGGCCCTGCCGGTCGAGGCGCGGCCGCAGGGGCTGCGACTGCTGCCCGACGACGTGATCGCCGCCGACCCGGTGGCGTTGCGCGCCGATCTCAGCCATGCCGCGGACGCCCTGTCGCAGGCCGACGATACCGAAGCGATCGAGTATATCGCCCGCTTCCTGGCCGGCGTGGCACGCTCGGCCCATGACCGCATGCTCGAGGACGCGGCGACGGCACTGGCGCGCGACCACGCCGAGGGCCGGGCGCTGGCGATGGATCTGGCGCGCATCAGCGGGCTGGTGCAGGATCGGCTGGCGGCGGTCCGCATCTGA
- a CDS encoding CerR family C-terminal domain-containing protein, which produces MIEIPDKPPEGAQKALIEAGLLLFGQKGFDATSTRELAAKAGVNLALIAYHFGGKDGLRRAVVGEVARRLMAIAGAPRSAEGLTPAAALRRLQIMLRGVATFIGSAPEAGPMVNFALTELSRGGPTTELIYECFIGPKHTELSELWAIASGTDPDSEQVKLSIFAMIGQVLYFRLGREIVMRRMDWPTIGPAEAGRIGDVIAENLRLLTQGGPR; this is translated from the coding sequence ATGATCGAGATTCCGGACAAGCCGCCCGAAGGGGCGCAGAAGGCGCTGATCGAGGCAGGCTTGCTGCTCTTCGGTCAGAAGGGGTTCGATGCGACCTCCACGCGCGAACTGGCCGCCAAGGCCGGGGTGAACCTGGCGCTGATCGCCTATCACTTCGGCGGCAAGGACGGCCTGCGCCGCGCCGTCGTCGGCGAAGTGGCGCGGCGGCTGATGGCGATCGCGGGGGCGCCGCGATCCGCCGAGGGGCTGACCCCGGCGGCGGCGCTCCGGCGCCTGCAGATCATGCTGCGCGGGGTCGCGACCTTCATCGGCAGCGCCCCCGAGGCCGGGCCGATGGTGAATTTCGCGCTGACGGAACTCAGCCGCGGCGGTCCGACCACCGAGCTGATCTATGAATGCTTCATCGGCCCGAAGCACACGGAGCTTTCCGAGCTTTGGGCGATCGCCAGCGGCACGGATCCCGACAGCGAGCAGGTGAAGCTCTCGATCTTTGCCATGATCGGCCAGGTGCTGTATTTCCGGCTCGGCCGCGAGATCGTCATGCGCAGGATGGATTGGCCGACCATCGGCCCGGCCGAGGCAGGCCGGATCGGCGATGTGATCGCCGAAAACCTGCGGCTTCTGACACAGGGGGGCCCGCGATGA
- a CDS encoding HlyD family efflux transporter periplasmic adaptor subunit, with product MSLTICSVPLLSALFASCAPPLPFATGYVEGEYVLVAPVETVEIATLLVARGDHLETGAPLVELDRAAAEIALAEAEANLARAEAELADLRLGKRPEEIAVIEAALVSARAQAAEARRTAVRLASLADKGSATQTQREDAATAAEIAAARVAEIEADLAVARLPARPHAIAAAEAGRAAARAERDRAVWALSKRSLAAPATGTVYDIIRTAGEIAGPAQPVLSFLPDGAVKLRLYMPAAHAAAIAVGSSVAVRCDGCPEGLAATVTYVADAPEFTPPVIYSLENRQKLVYLVEARPTGASPSLKPGQIVDVLLPGAAE from the coding sequence ATGAGCCTGACGATCTGCTCGGTCCCGCTGCTGTCGGCGCTGTTCGCCTCCTGCGCGCCGCCGCTGCCCTTTGCCACCGGCTATGTCGAGGGGGAATATGTCCTGGTCGCCCCGGTCGAGACGGTCGAGATCGCCACGCTGCTCGTCGCCCGGGGGGATCATCTCGAGACGGGCGCCCCGCTGGTGGAACTCGACCGGGCGGCCGCGGAGATCGCCCTTGCCGAGGCCGAGGCGAATCTGGCCCGCGCCGAGGCGGAGCTTGCCGACCTGCGCCTTGGCAAGCGCCCCGAGGAGATCGCGGTGATCGAGGCCGCGCTGGTCTCGGCGCGCGCGCAAGCCGCGGAAGCCAGGCGCACGGCCGTCCGGCTCGCCAGCCTGGCGGACAAAGGCAGCGCCACCCAGACGCAGCGCGAGGATGCCGCGACCGCCGCCGAGATCGCCGCGGCGCGGGTGGCCGAGATCGAGGCCGATCTGGCGGTGGCAAGGCTGCCGGCCCGCCCGCATGCCATAGCCGCCGCCGAAGCCGGCCGCGCCGCCGCCCGGGCGGAACGCGACCGGGCCGTCTGGGCCTTGTCGAAGCGCAGCCTGGCGGCTCCCGCCACGGGGACCGTCTACGACATCATCCGCACGGCGGGCGAGATCGCGGGACCGGCGCAGCCGGTGCTGTCCTTCCTGCCGGATGGCGCGGTGAAGCTGCGGCTCTACATGCCCGCGGCGCATGCGGCGGCGATCGCGGTCGGCTCGTCCGTCGCCGTCCGCTGCGACGGCTGCCCGGAGGGGCTGGCGGCGACGGTCACCTATGTCGCCGATGCCCCGGAGTTCACGCCGCCGGTGATCTATTCGCTCGAGAACCGGCAGAAGCTCGTCTACCTCGTCGAGGCCCGCCCGACGGGCGCGAGCCCCAGCCTCAAGCCGGGGCAGATCGTCGATGTCCTGTTGCCCGGGGCGGCGGAATGA
- a CDS encoding nitroreductase family protein: MQHTDPATLAFLRQRRSHPPKLLTGPAPDRHELMNLLELAARVPDHGKLEPWRFVVLERATLDRLAPLLAEEVTARGGDAAAAEKARSAFASPVIVAVVSAPVDSPKVPEWEQFLSAGAVCLELLNAALAAGYGAAWLTGPAAEPDFARAHLGLGAHERIVGLIHIGQRGATPPDRPRPDVAAKTTFL, from the coding sequence ATGCAGCACACCGACCCCGCCACCCTGGCCTTTCTGCGCCAGCGCCGCTCGCACCCGCCGAAGCTGCTGACCGGCCCCGCACCGGACCGGCACGAGCTGATGAACCTGCTGGAGCTTGCCGCGCGCGTCCCCGACCACGGCAAGCTGGAGCCCTGGCGCTTCGTGGTGCTGGAGCGCGCCACGCTGGACCGGCTGGCCCCGCTGCTGGCCGAGGAGGTCACGGCCCGGGGCGGCGACGCGGCGGCGGCCGAGAAGGCGCGCTCGGCCTTTGCGTCGCCGGTGATCGTCGCGGTGGTCTCGGCGCCGGTCGACAGCCCCAAGGTGCCGGAATGGGAGCAGTTCCTCTCGGCCGGGGCGGTCTGCCTGGAACTGCTGAACGCGGCGCTGGCCGCGGGCTATGGCGCGGCCTGGCTGACCGGACCGGCGGCCGAGCCCGACTTCGCCCGCGCGCATCTGGGCCTTGGCGCGCATGAGCGCATCGTCGGCCTGATCCATATCGGCCAGCGCGGCGCCACGCCCCCCGACCGGCCGCGCCCCGACGTGGCGGCCAAGACGACGTTCCTGTGA
- a CDS encoding ABC transporter ATP-binding protein, with amino-acid sequence MTEEPAIAVTGLVKIFGNRRVVDGVSLRVERGEIAGFLGPNGSGKTTTIRMMCGLLTPDAGEGRVLGFDIRRQGRRIKREVGYMTQRFSFYEDLTIAENLSFVAGLYGLTPARRIVRDTLEDLGLSGRRDQLAGSLSGGWKQRLALAACIMHRPRLLMLDEPTAGVDPLARRMFWDEIHARSAEGLTVLVSTHYMDEAERCHRINYIANGRLIAAGKVADVVAGAGLTTVVLAGPNTAEAARRLKGRPGVEQVASFGTTLHVVGRDAAALRQSAEAVARETGTTMHPAETMLEDVFIQLMAASEDAVR; translated from the coding sequence ATGACCGAAGAGCCCGCCATCGCCGTCACCGGCCTGGTGAAGATCTTCGGCAACCGCCGCGTCGTCGACGGCGTATCGCTGCGGGTCGAACGCGGCGAGATCGCGGGTTTCCTGGGGCCGAACGGCTCGGGCAAGACGACGACCATCCGCATGATGTGCGGCCTTCTGACCCCCGACGCGGGCGAGGGCCGGGTGCTGGGCTTCGACATCCGGCGCCAGGGACGGCGGATCAAGCGCGAGGTCGGCTACATGACGCAGCGCTTTTCCTTCTACGAGGATCTGACCATCGCGGAGAACCTCTCCTTCGTCGCCGGCCTTTACGGCCTGACCCCTGCGCGGCGGATCGTGCGCGACACGCTCGAGGATCTGGGGCTGTCCGGCCGCCGCGATCAACTGGCCGGATCGCTGTCGGGCGGCTGGAAGCAGCGGCTGGCGCTGGCCGCCTGCATCATGCACCGGCCGCGGCTTCTGATGCTGGACGAGCCCACGGCGGGCGTCGATCCCCTGGCCCGGCGGATGTTCTGGGACGAAATCCACGCCCGTTCTGCCGAGGGGCTGACGGTGCTGGTCTCGACCCATTACATGGACGAGGCCGAGCGCTGCCACCGCATCAACTACATCGCCAACGGCCGGCTGATCGCGGCGGGCAAGGTCGCCGATGTCGTGGCGGGGGCGGGCCTGACCACCGTGGTGCTGGCAGGTCCGAACACCGCCGAGGCCGCGCGCCGCCTGAAGGGCAGGCCGGGGGTCGAGCAGGTCGCCTCCTTCGGCACCACGCTGCATGTCGTCGGCCGGGACGCGGCCGCGCTGCGGCAATCGGCCGAGGCGGTGGCGCGCGAGACCGGCACCACCATGCACCCCGCCGAGACCATGCTGGAGGACGTGTTCATCCAGCTCATGGCGGCTTCCGAGGACGCTGTGCGATGA
- a CDS encoding GNAT family N-acetyltransferase yields the protein MAADDLPLHFWRKTVGPEGDPWALGQERAARETGNFSYRNAWLAEVDGAVAACLLGYAAEAAPGPIDPDTLPLFVPLLQLEALAPGSWYLNVLATCESFRGRGLGSALLAHAEIIAPRPVMPASA from the coding sequence ATGGCGGCGGACGACCTGCCGCTGCATTTCTGGCGCAAGACGGTCGGCCCCGAGGGCGATCCCTGGGCCTTGGGACAAGAGCGCGCGGCGCGCGAGACGGGGAATTTTTCCTATCGCAACGCCTGGCTGGCCGAGGTCGACGGTGCCGTCGCCGCCTGCCTGCTCGGCTATGCCGCCGAGGCGGCGCCCGGCCCGATCGACCCGGATACGCTGCCGCTCTTCGTGCCGCTGCTGCAACTCGAGGCCTTGGCGCCGGGGTCGTGGTATCTGAACGTCCTGGCCACCTGCGAAAGTTTTCGCGGCAGGGGATTGGGCAGCGCCTTGCTGGCGCATGCCGAAATCATAGCCCCGCGGCCGGTCATGCCAGCATCAGCCTGA
- the mce gene encoding methylmalonyl-CoA epimerase yields the protein MIGRLNHVAIAVPDLQAAAAQYENSLGAKVGAPQDEPDHGVTVVFIELPNTKIELLYPLGEDSPIKGFLDKNPSGGIHHMCFEVEDILAARDKLKAEGARVLGNGEPKIGAHGKPVLFLHPKDFNGCLIELEQV from the coding sequence ATGATCGGACGCCTGAACCATGTCGCCATTGCCGTGCCGGACCTGCAGGCCGCGGCCGCGCAATATGAAAACAGCCTGGGTGCCAAGGTCGGCGCGCCGCAGGACGAGCCCGACCACGGCGTGACCGTGGTCTTCATCGAACTGCCGAACACCAAGATCGAGCTGCTGTATCCCCTGGGCGAGGACAGTCCGATCAAGGGCTTCCTGGACAAGAACCCCTCGGGCGGCATCCATCATATGTGCTTCGAGGTCGAGGACATCCTGGCCGCCCGCGACAAGCTGAAAGCCGAAGGCGCCCGCGTGCTGGGCAATGGCGAGCCCAAGATCGGCGCCCATGGCAAGCCGGTGCTGTTCCTGCATCCCAAGGATTTCAACGGCTGCCTGATCGAACTGGAGCAGGTCTGA
- the ilvN gene encoding acetolactate synthase small subunit, with protein sequence MAALNIQKGASSHSAYDLRDPNAEIIESHTLAVLVENEPGVLARVIGLFSGRGYNIDSLTVAEVDHLGHRSRITIVTRGTPAVIEQIKAQLGRIVPVHDVHDLTVEGRSVERELGLFKVAGKGEKRVEALRIAEIFRASVVDSTLESFVFEITGTSEKLDAFADLMRPLGLSDQARTGVAALARGA encoded by the coding sequence ATGGCGGCACTGAATATCCAGAAGGGCGCATCCAGCCATTCGGCCTATGACCTGCGCGACCCGAATGCCGAGATCATCGAATCGCACACGCTGGCGGTCCTGGTGGAAAACGAGCCGGGCGTGCTGGCCCGGGTCATCGGCCTGTTCTCGGGCCGAGGCTACAACATCGACAGCCTGACCGTGGCCGAGGTCGACCACTTGGGCCACCGTTCGCGCATCACCATCGTGACGCGCGGCACCCCGGCGGTGATCGAGCAGATCAAGGCGCAGCTTGGCCGCATCGTGCCGGTGCATGATGTCCACGACCTGACCGTCGAGGGCCGCAGCGTCGAGCGGGAACTGGGTCTGTTCAAGGTGGCGGGCAAGGGCGAGAAGCGCGTCGAAGCGCTGCGAATCGCCGAGATCTTTCGCGCCAGTGTGGTCGATTCGACGCTGGAAAGCTTTGTCTTCGAGATTACCGGCACGTCCGAGAAGCTGGATGCCTTCGCCGATCTGATGCGGCCGCTGGGCCTGTCGGACCAGGCCCGCACCGGGGTCGCCGCGCTGGCGCGCGGCGCCTGA
- a CDS encoding amidohydrolase family protein, protein MSLMQVLRAYTAGGAWAAHRDHVTGTLRPGLAADLVMLGGDIEASDPAAIPDLGVVLTICGGRIIHDAGLSG, encoded by the coding sequence CTGTCCCTGATGCAGGTGCTCCGCGCCTATACGGCGGGCGGTGCCTGGGCCGCGCACCGCGACCATGTCACGGGAACGCTGCGGCCTGGCCTGGCAGCCGATCTGGTGATGCTGGGCGGCGACATCGAGGCCTCGGACCCGGCCGCGATCCCCGATCTGGGCGTGGTCCTGACGATCTGCGGCGGCCGTATCATCCACGATGCCGGCCTGTCGGGCTGA
- a CDS encoding DUF167 domain-containing protein: protein MTDLRHLARPGAEIAVRVTPRASRNAVVLDGETIRVLVTVVPEDGKANAAVVKLLAKAMGVAKTRLALLRGATSRDKVFRLD, encoded by the coding sequence ATGACCGACCTTCGCCATCTTGCCCGGCCCGGGGCCGAAATCGCCGTGCGGGTGACGCCGCGCGCCTCGCGCAATGCGGTGGTGCTGGACGGCGAGACGATCCGCGTCCTGGTGACCGTCGTGCCCGAGGACGGCAAGGCCAATGCCGCCGTGGTCAAGCTGCTGGCCAAGGCGATGGGCGTCGCCAAGACGCGGCTGGCGCTGCTGCGCGGCGCCACGTCGCGCGACAAGGTCTTCCGGCTGGACTAG
- a CDS encoding DUF1467 family protein: MSLTGGIVLYSVLWFLVLFVLLPIGQKSQADVGQVTPGTPAGAPHEPKLKKKLIWATLIAALIWAAIAYVIIAGIVTRADLEAWTR, translated from the coding sequence ATGAGCCTGACCGGCGGCATCGTCCTTTATTCGGTGCTGTGGTTTCTGGTGCTGTTCGTGCTGCTGCCGATCGGCCAGAAAAGCCAGGCCGACGTGGGGCAGGTGACGCCGGGCACGCCGGCCGGCGCGCCGCATGAGCCCAAGCTGAAGAAAAAGCTGATCTGGGCGACGCTGATCGCGGCGCTGATCTGGGCCGCGATCGCCTATGTCATCATCGCCGGCATCGTCACCCGCGCCGATCTCGAGGCCTGGACGCGCTGA